A stretch of Halostagnicola kamekurae DNA encodes these proteins:
- the thiC gene encoding phosphomethylpyrimidine synthase ThiC yields the protein MPTTQLQRARDGTITPEMRRIAERENRDPEFVREQVAEGQAVIPANTNHETLDPMIIGREFSTKVNANIGNSETTSDLEEELEKLHTAVHHGADTVMDLGTGSDLDRIREANVEHSPVPIGTVPLYEAVKRAGSPEELTTDLLLEVIEKQAAQGVDYMTIHAGILAEHLPLTEGRKTGIVSRGGSIMAKWMETHGEQNPLFQVYDEICEVFLEHNVTFSLGDSLRPGSIADACDEAQYAELDTLGELTRRAWDRGVQVMVEGPGHVPMDKIAENVERQQEVCDGAPFYVLGPLVTDIAPGYDHITSAIGAAMAAKEGAAMLCYVTPKEHLGLPDEADVRDGLAAYRIAAHAGDVGNDRPGARDWDDALSEARYAFDWREQFSLALDPERAQSAHDQTLPEDNYKEARFCSMCGVDFCSMRIDQDAREDGDMKDLERNTDLEASAAADVNLPPTGTHRFDSDVLSEVEVGEESSVEHAEND from the coding sequence ATGCCGACGACCCAGCTTCAGAGAGCCCGCGATGGAACGATAACGCCCGAAATGAGACGCATCGCCGAGCGAGAGAACCGCGACCCGGAGTTCGTTCGCGAGCAGGTCGCCGAGGGACAGGCGGTGATCCCGGCGAACACGAACCACGAAACGCTCGATCCGATGATCATCGGACGCGAGTTCTCGACGAAGGTCAACGCGAACATCGGCAACAGCGAGACGACGAGCGATCTCGAGGAGGAACTCGAGAAGCTTCACACGGCGGTCCACCACGGCGCGGATACGGTGATGGATCTCGGCACCGGTTCCGACCTCGATCGCATCCGCGAGGCGAACGTCGAACACTCGCCGGTACCGATCGGGACGGTGCCGCTGTACGAGGCGGTCAAACGCGCCGGTAGTCCCGAGGAGCTGACGACGGACCTGCTACTCGAGGTGATCGAAAAGCAGGCTGCACAGGGCGTCGACTACATGACGATTCACGCCGGTATCCTCGCCGAGCACCTGCCGCTGACGGAGGGACGAAAAACGGGTATCGTCTCCCGCGGCGGGTCGATCATGGCGAAGTGGATGGAAACCCACGGCGAGCAGAACCCGCTCTTTCAGGTCTATGACGAGATTTGCGAGGTCTTCCTCGAGCACAACGTGACCTTCAGTCTCGGCGACAGCCTTCGGCCGGGAAGCATCGCGGACGCATGCGACGAGGCCCAGTACGCCGAACTCGATACGCTTGGTGAGTTGACCCGACGCGCCTGGGACCGCGGCGTGCAGGTGATGGTCGAAGGACCGGGACACGTCCCGATGGACAAGATCGCGGAGAACGTCGAGCGCCAGCAGGAGGTCTGCGACGGCGCGCCGTTTTACGTCCTCGGACCGCTGGTGACCGACATCGCGCCGGGCTACGACCACATCACGAGCGCGATCGGGGCGGCGATGGCCGCCAAGGAGGGCGCGGCGATGCTCTGTTATGTCACCCCGAAAGAACACCTCGGATTACCCGACGAAGCCGACGTCCGCGACGGACTCGCGGCCTACCGGATCGCCGCCCACGCCGGCGACGTCGGAAACGACCGACCGGGCGCTCGAGACTGGGACGACGCCCTCTCGGAAGCGCGATACGCCTTCGACTGGCGCGAGCAGTTCTCGCTCGCGCTTGATCCCGAACGAGCCCAATCGGCCCACGACCAGACTTTGCCCGAAGACAACTACAAGGAGGCCCGCTTCTGCTCGATGTGCGGGGTCGACTTCTGTTCGATGCGGATCGACCAGGATGCCAGGGAGGACGGCGACATGAAAGATCTCGAGCGAAACACGGATCTCGAGGCATCGGCGGCAGCAGACGTGAACTTGCCGCCGACCGGGACGCACCGATTCGACTCGGACGTATTATCGGAGGTCGAAGTCGGCGAGGAGTCGTCGGTTGAACACGCCGAAAACGACTGA
- a CDS encoding phosphoribosyltransferase — protein sequence MSDLPDDFKCTVTNWDYIYSLCRDVSEDVRNDEFEPDVIVALARGGWFAGRCVCDFLGLDDLTSLKMEHYVGTAEKSGEPTVRYPMPEGSVEGKDVLIIDDIADTGGSIKRAQEYVTDRDADTVRTATLQLLGTSEFDPDYVGERLEEWTWVVYPWNFIEDMIDLITSAMEKGEQESYDKADIRHYLNHVHDVERIEMEIAQPNRLTEVLTEMERRDLLEMTASGEWQVRPDN from the coding sequence ATGTCCGACTTGCCGGACGACTTCAAGTGTACAGTGACGAACTGGGACTACATCTACAGTCTGTGTCGAGACGTCAGCGAGGACGTTCGAAACGACGAGTTCGAACCCGACGTCATCGTCGCGCTCGCCCGGGGCGGCTGGTTCGCCGGCCGATGTGTCTGTGACTTTTTGGGACTGGACGACCTGACGAGCCTGAAGATGGAACACTACGTCGGCACCGCCGAGAAAAGCGGCGAGCCGACGGTCCGATATCCGATGCCCGAAGGCAGCGTCGAAGGCAAGGACGTTCTCATCATCGACGACATCGCCGACACCGGCGGCTCGATCAAGCGAGCCCAGGAGTACGTCACCGACCGCGACGCGGATACCGTCCGGACCGCGACCCTCCAGTTGCTCGGCACCAGCGAGTTCGACCCCGACTACGTCGGCGAGCGACTCGAGGAGTGGACCTGGGTCGTCTACCCGTGGAACTTCATCGAGGACATGATCGATCTGATCACGAGCGCGATGGAGAAAGGCGAGCAGGAGTCCTACGACAAAGCGGACATTCGACACTACCTCAACCACGTTCACGACGTCGAACGCATCGAGATGGAGATCGCCCAGCCCAACCGCCTGACCGAGGTCCTGACCGAGATGGAGCGTCGGGACCTCCTCGAGATGACCGCGTCGGGCGAGTGGCAGGTACGTCCTGACAACTAA